From Paenibacillus sp. PK3_47, the proteins below share one genomic window:
- the kdgT gene encoding 2-keto-3-deoxygluconate transporter, giving the protein MKIKKALDRIPGGMMLVPLFLGAIIHTAFPTAGDYFGGFTKGLMTGTVPILAVWFFCMGAAIDVRATGAVLRKSGTLVLTKIAVAWVVAMIAIQFLPEGGVQTGFFAGLSVLALVSAMDMTNGGLYASIMQQYGTKEESGAFVLMSLESGPLVTMLILGSTGVAVFEPHVFVGAVLPFLIGFILGNLDHDLRTYFGKATQTLIPFFGFALGSSIDLGVILDTGLLGILLGVLVIIITGIPLILADKFIGGGNGTAGIAASSTAGAAVANPMLVANMKPEFLPAAETATALVAAAVIVTSILVPIITAYYSDFMKKKNPPAADSPSDAAAQKAAI; this is encoded by the coding sequence ATGAAAATTAAAAAAGCGTTAGACCGGATTCCCGGAGGGATGATGCTGGTACCACTGTTCCTGGGGGCCATCATTCACACTGCTTTTCCGACTGCAGGCGATTATTTCGGCGGTTTTACCAAAGGACTGATGACAGGAACTGTACCGATTCTCGCAGTCTGGTTCTTTTGTATGGGAGCCGCAATTGATGTGAGAGCTACAGGAGCAGTGCTGCGTAAATCGGGTACTCTGGTGCTGACCAAGATCGCCGTAGCCTGGGTAGTCGCGATGATTGCGATCCAGTTCCTGCCGGAGGGCGGAGTGCAGACCGGATTTTTTGCCGGCTTGTCGGTGCTTGCGCTGGTCTCTGCAATGGATATGACGAACGGCGGACTGTATGCTTCCATTATGCAGCAGTACGGCACCAAAGAAGAATCCGGCGCATTTGTCCTGATGTCACTGGAATCCGGACCGCTGGTGACCATGCTGATTCTCGGAAGTACCGGCGTAGCCGTGTTTGAACCGCATGTATTTGTCGGCGCTGTGCTGCCGTTCCTGATCGGTTTTATTCTGGGTAACCTCGACCACGATCTGCGGACTTACTTCGGCAAAGCTACACAGACGCTCATTCCTTTCTTCGGCTTTGCGCTGGGAAGCTCCATTGACCTTGGCGTCATTCTGGACACGGGCCTGCTGGGTATTCTGCTGGGCGTACTGGTAATTATAATCACCGGTATTCCGCTCATTCTGGCTGATAAATTCATTGGCGGAGGCAACGGAACCGCCGGAATTGCCGCCTCCAGTACCGCCGGAGCAGCTGTTGCCAACCCGATGCTGGTAGCGAACATGAAGCCTGAATTCCTGCCGGCCGCCGAGACGGCGACTGCGCTTGTAGCAGCAGCGGTTATTGTCACCTCCATTCTGGTGCCGATCATCACCGCCTACTACTCAGACTTTATGAAGAAAAAGAACCCGCCTGCAGCCGACAGCCCGTCAGATGCTGCTGCTCAGAAAGCAGCGATTTAA
- a CDS encoding Ada metal-binding domain-containing protein: MEQALFERIYESVVRREPTYDGVYYTAVLTTHIVCRPSCRARTPKASNVVFYGSLEEATEAGFRPCKRCRPEAGGVLRPDAVLAAEADRLMEMQFGQKLTLQILAGQLKVSPFHLQRTYKRVTGRSPAEQMDRLRIEKACALLADSALTAAEVGQAVSFRGPSHFTAWFTRKTGLPPTEYRIQTQGGTSHE; the protein is encoded by the coding sequence ATGGAGCAGGCGTTATTTGAGCGGATTTATGAATCGGTTGTGCGGCGGGAGCCGACCTATGATGGCGTCTATTATACAGCGGTGCTGACGACACATATTGTCTGCCGCCCGTCGTGCCGGGCGCGGACGCCCAAGGCCAGTAATGTTGTATTCTACGGATCTTTGGAGGAGGCGACAGAGGCCGGATTCCGGCCCTGCAAACGGTGCCGTCCCGAGGCGGGCGGTGTGCTCCGGCCGGACGCGGTGCTGGCAGCGGAAGCAGACAGGCTGATGGAGATGCAGTTCGGGCAAAAGCTCACGCTCCAGATCCTTGCCGGACAGCTGAAGGTCAGCCCGTTCCATCTGCAGCGCACCTACAAGCGGGTCACCGGGCGGTCGCCCGCTGAGCAGATGGACCGGCTGCGTATCGAGAAAGCCTGCGCCCTTCTGGCAGATTCAGCGTTAACCGCTGCAGAAGTAGGACAAGCGGTAAGCTTCCGCGGGCCGTCCCATTTTACAGCCTGGTTTACGCGCAAAACCGGCCTCCCGCCCACAGAATACCGCATTCAAACCCAAGGAGGGACTTCTCATGAGTGA
- a CDS encoding methylated-DNA--[protein]-cysteine S-methyltransferase, with product MSEVTIYHHTLNLGNRDWTLWATDKGLIRLSFGREQELAASWLKSYAPLYRYQEAPEVFEQIGIAREMENYFAGARVTFTGIPLDVWGTPFQREVWTGLSTIPHGEVITYRELAGRIGRPLAMRAVGTANGQNPLPLILPCHRVIGTNGTLTGYRGGLKLKQELLSLEGITHVGDKGHERFAF from the coding sequence ATGAGTGAAGTTACGATATATCATCATACCCTGAACCTGGGGAACAGGGACTGGACACTCTGGGCTACAGATAAAGGCCTGATCCGCCTGTCCTTTGGGCGGGAACAGGAGCTGGCGGCATCCTGGCTGAAAAGCTATGCTCCGCTGTACCGTTATCAGGAAGCCCCCGAAGTGTTTGAACAGATTGGAATTGCCCGGGAAATGGAGAACTATTTTGCCGGAGCACGGGTTACCTTTACGGGTATTCCTCTGGATGTCTGGGGAACCCCGTTTCAGCGTGAGGTCTGGACCGGGCTGTCCACAATTCCGCATGGAGAGGTTATTACTTACCGCGAGCTTGCCGGGAGAATCGGCAGGCCGCTGGCGATGCGGGCAGTAGGGACGGCGAACGGGCAAAATCCGCTGCCGCTCATTCTGCCCTGCCACCGGGTCATCGGCACGAATGGAACATTGACGGGCTACCGCGGCGGACTCAAGCTGAAGCAGGAGCTGCTGTCATTGGAAGGGATTACTCATGTGGGGGATAAGGGACATGAACGATTTGCTTTTTGA
- a CDS encoding DNA-3-methyladenine glycosylase, with translation MNDLLFELPLPEYFDFGVCLEYLNRSPLECLYLTDQEGITRYFSLEEGPVLIRLTVPAGDKLRVTLLHGERPGPDAAAWLARYIREWFDLDRDLAPFYRIAAADHLLQSLAELHRGLRIVGIPDLFEALCWAILGQQVNLAFAYRLKKQLTAAYGKSLEWEGHIYYEFPAPKAFADVQLEELCALQLTRSKARTVLEVAALIAGGHLSREELLAMPSPEAAEQRLLQIRGIGPWTSQYVRMRCLDDTTAFPVGDVGLQNAVKFLTGMDRKPTAAELLELAEPWRGWEAYATFYLWRALY, from the coding sequence ATGAACGATTTGCTTTTTGAGCTGCCGCTGCCGGAATATTTTGATTTTGGCGTGTGCCTGGAATATCTGAACCGCTCACCGCTGGAGTGTCTCTACCTGACCGATCAGGAGGGGATCACACGTTATTTCAGCCTGGAAGAGGGGCCTGTCCTAATCCGGCTTACTGTGCCTGCAGGAGACAAGCTGCGGGTAACACTGCTGCATGGGGAGCGTCCCGGACCTGACGCTGCGGCATGGCTGGCCCGCTATATCAGGGAATGGTTCGATTTGGACCGGGATCTCGCCCCCTTTTACCGGATAGCTGCTGCTGATCACCTGCTGCAGTCCTTGGCAGAGCTTCACCGCGGCCTGCGGATTGTCGGTATTCCCGACCTGTTCGAGGCGCTGTGCTGGGCCATTCTCGGCCAGCAGGTCAATCTGGCGTTTGCCTACAGGCTCAAAAAGCAGCTGACTGCCGCTTACGGTAAATCGCTGGAGTGGGAAGGGCATATCTACTATGAGTTCCCGGCTCCGAAGGCGTTCGCGGATGTGCAGCTTGAGGAGCTCTGCGCCCTGCAGCTGACCCGCAGCAAAGCGCGGACGGTGCTGGAAGTAGCTGCACTGATTGCAGGCGGACATCTCAGCCGCGAAGAGCTGCTGGCCATGCCTTCGCCGGAGGCTGCCGAGCAGCGGCTGCTTCAAATCCGCGGAATCGGCCCCTGGACCTCACAATACGTACGGATGCGCTGTCTGGACGATACTACTGCGTTCCCGGTAGGAGATGTCGGGCTGCAGAATGCGGTCAAATTCCTGACCGGCATGGACCGGAAGCCGACCGCTGCCGAGCTACTGGAGCTGGCAGAGCCTTGGCGCGGGTGGGAAGCTTACGCCACCTTCTATCTGTGGCGGGCCTTGTATTAA
- a CDS encoding sigma-70 family RNA polymerase sigma factor, whose translation MEDAVLQKTISEVLAGDIDKFEDILLFYQKPIVLYCCHMLGSYPEAEDSAQEVFLKAYRSLAAYNPAVPFAAWMYKIAYHQCIDVLRRRKLAKALSLFYQDEKEYRPVDQQIEAKYPDEKVQRAMAKLSAEERNLLILRSVEEMSYQDISLILHQSSTRLRKRYERSAKKFRKYYMDAKGEDHYAALQRKGIERNPS comes from the coding sequence TTGGAGGATGCAGTTCTGCAGAAGACCATTAGCGAGGTGCTGGCTGGTGATATTGATAAGTTCGAAGACATCCTGCTGTTCTATCAGAAACCGATTGTTCTCTACTGCTGCCATATGCTTGGTTCGTATCCGGAAGCAGAGGACAGTGCCCAGGAGGTTTTTCTTAAAGCCTACCGTTCCTTAGCCGCCTATAATCCTGCTGTGCCGTTCGCAGCCTGGATGTACAAGATAGCCTACCATCAGTGTATTGATGTGCTCCGCAGACGGAAGCTGGCGAAAGCTCTGAGCCTTTTCTATCAGGATGAGAAGGAGTACAGGCCGGTCGATCAGCAGATCGAGGCGAAGTACCCTGATGAAAAGGTCCAGCGGGCGATGGCAAAGCTGTCGGCGGAAGAACGGAACCTGCTAATCCTGCGCAGCGTGGAGGAAATGAGCTATCAGGATATCAGCCTGATTCTGCATCAGAGCAGCACCCGTCTGCGGAAAAGGTACGAACGGAGCGCTAAAAAATTCCGGAAATACTATATGGATGCTAAAGGAGAGGATCATTATGCTGCCTTACAAAGAAAAGGAATTGAAAGAAATCCTTCTTAA
- a CDS encoding alpha/beta hydrolase gives MTMYEHRQYPAWGRYVEVKGKKMHIYTKGTEGNTIVMLPGLGTAAPVLDFEPLADRLAVHNKVVVVEPFGYGWSDLTDEERTVDHIVEELRSALQQADIPGPYTLLPHSASGIYSLYYANKYPDEIQAVIGIDITLPQAVEYFGETVPQMPKYMSWIAPSGAARLAAYIIPSDLLPAADKGTYSDENLKLTKMITAWKAYNKSVVNEAGELRNNIEATKDMAFPSGLPVMIFAAERDKASTDGRTNITFYDEQLQHVQSHQLIPLKGHHYLHWTHFQKMAEDIDAFLQAARAQKDGVS, from the coding sequence ATGACCATGTATGAGCACAGGCAGTATCCGGCGTGGGGCAGGTATGTGGAAGTGAAAGGCAAGAAAATGCATATCTACACCAAAGGGACAGAGGGCAATACCATCGTGATGTTACCCGGATTGGGGACGGCGGCGCCCGTGCTCGATTTTGAACCTTTGGCAGACAGGCTGGCTGTACATAATAAGGTAGTGGTCGTGGAACCCTTCGGGTACGGCTGGAGTGATCTGACGGATGAAGAGCGGACGGTGGATCATATCGTGGAGGAGCTCAGAAGCGCGCTGCAGCAAGCGGACATTCCAGGCCCGTACACGCTGCTGCCCCATTCAGCTTCCGGCATTTACAGCCTGTATTACGCCAATAAATATCCTGACGAAATCCAGGCCGTTATCGGGATTGACATCACCCTGCCGCAGGCAGTGGAGTATTTCGGGGAAACCGTTCCGCAGATGCCAAAGTATATGAGCTGGATCGCACCCAGCGGTGCAGCAAGGCTTGCAGCGTATATCATTCCGTCAGATCTTCTGCCGGCCGCCGATAAGGGTACGTATTCTGACGAGAACCTGAAGCTGACCAAAATGATCACCGCCTGGAAGGCCTACAACAAAAGCGTGGTAAATGAAGCGGGAGAACTCCGGAATAACATTGAGGCCACCAAGGATATGGCTTTTCCGTCCGGTTTGCCTGTGATGATATTTGCTGCAGAAAGGGATAAAGCCAGCACAGACGGCAGGACCAACATTACCTTCTACGATGAACAGCTCCAGCATGTGCAGAGCCATCAGCTCATTCCGTTAAAAGGCCATCATTATCTGCATTGGACGCATTTTCAGAAAATGGCTGAGGATATAGATGCATTCCTGCAAGCAGCCCGGGCGCAAAAAGACGGCGTTTCATAA
- a CDS encoding VOC family protein — MNIQLNPFILLEGTAKEAVAFYQESLGAQLLFMQTVGEGPQNPDAPLSEEEKAKIAHSVLKVGDAAIFVADLDKGQALRRGNGINICLTVEDAGDARQLYNALREGGEVVAELGPAYFSPAYGMVTDKFGVDFQIFTKRPR, encoded by the coding sequence ATGAACATCCAATTAAATCCGTTTATTCTGCTTGAGGGCACAGCAAAGGAAGCAGTCGCTTTTTACCAGGAGAGTTTGGGGGCCCAGCTGCTCTTTATGCAGACTGTTGGTGAAGGCCCGCAGAACCCGGATGCTCCGCTGTCCGAGGAAGAGAAGGCAAAGATTGCCCATTCTGTACTGAAGGTGGGGGATGCTGCTATTTTTGTAGCGGATCTGGACAAGGGTCAGGCGCTGCGCCGGGGCAACGGGATCAACATTTGCCTGACAGTGGAGGATGCCGGAGATGCCCGGCAGCTGTATAATGCCCTGAGAGAGGGCGGCGAGGTAGTGGCGGAGCTGGGTCCGGCCTATTTCAGTCCTGCCTACGGTATGGTGACCGACAAGTTCGGAGTAGATTTTCAGATATTTACGAAAAGACCGCGCTAA
- a CDS encoding YafY family protein has product MSKSKRLLDLMMTVNRKRKFTVKELAQEFGVSSRTILRDLQELSELGVPLYSEVGPHGGYQVLNERVLPPIAFTEEEAVAIFFASHALRHYKYLPFKAESQSALHKFYHYMPGDVRDRMDEMKHRIDFVIPARQAEFPYLSILLEAAAGQKVLLIDYESSGHRSQRHIQPIGIYASNGLWYCPAYCYERKDIRVFRCDRIYSAGYDPSGLKPHDLRHVHLGNKDEYSGIKQPEEAEQIRICVDLEPEAVQACEGELWAAGLLQTFTDGSGRLEGHVPEKDLRFFAGFILGLGTGATVQEPPGLIGELKKRLAEILNKYK; this is encoded by the coding sequence ATGTCAAAATCAAAACGTCTGCTGGATCTGATGATGACCGTTAACCGTAAGCGTAAATTCACCGTCAAGGAGCTGGCACAGGAGTTTGGCGTCTCCTCACGGACGATTCTCCGGGATCTACAGGAGCTTAGCGAGCTTGGTGTGCCGCTGTACTCCGAGGTGGGGCCGCATGGCGGATATCAGGTGCTGAACGAAAGAGTCCTGCCGCCGATTGCTTTTACGGAGGAAGAAGCGGTGGCGATTTTTTTTGCCAGCCATGCCCTGCGACACTATAAATATCTGCCCTTCAAAGCGGAATCGCAGTCCGCGCTGCACAAATTCTATCATTACATGCCCGGAGATGTCCGCGACCGGATGGATGAAATGAAGCACCGGATTGATTTTGTGATCCCTGCAAGACAGGCGGAGTTTCCGTATCTGTCCATTCTGCTGGAGGCGGCTGCAGGGCAAAAAGTGCTGCTTATTGACTATGAATCGAGCGGACACAGGTCACAGCGGCACATTCAGCCAATCGGCATTTATGCCAGTAACGGCCTGTGGTATTGTCCGGCGTACTGCTATGAACGGAAGGACATCCGCGTATTCCGCTGTGACCGGATCTATTCAGCCGGGTACGATCCTTCCGGGCTTAAGCCGCACGATCTGAGACATGTCCACCTGGGGAATAAGGACGAATACAGCGGTATTAAACAGCCGGAAGAAGCAGAACAAATCCGTATTTGTGTGGATTTGGAGCCGGAGGCCGTTCAGGCCTGCGAAGGGGAACTGTGGGCTGCGGGACTGCTGCAGACCTTTACGGACGGTTCGGGCCGGCTTGAAGGTCATGTGCCGGAAAAGGACCTGCGGTTTTTTGCCGGATTCATCCTTGGACTCGGAACAGGCGCCACCGTGCAGGAGCCGCCCGGGCTGATCGGAGAGCTGAAGAAGAGGCTGGCTGAAATCCTGAACAAATATAAGTAA
- a CDS encoding PLP-dependent aminotransferase family protein gives MLLVPGLNEHSDTPYYIQLYDYFAKEISSGSLPAGTRLPSIRTLASQAGISTTPVELAYQQLLAEGFIASRPRSGCYVQPMHMFSGNKPPELPAPAAPRITPRDSTEYAYDFHISKNDFSLFPHKMWRSLYQEQLSNPDLLQYGDPQGEPALRASIAAYLRQFRGLRCTAEQIVVGGDQYTLCSILCLMLQGRRSRLAIEDPGYHLVPAAFRRSGYEILPVPLQEDGLDAEKLRQSGADLVYISSSHQFPRGITMPISKRHALLDWARSTHSYIIEDDYDGEFRYHGRPIPALQGLLENSPVIYMCSFAQSLAPALCIHYMVLPQELLPLYHSLARELYLEHSASRLNQIALHYFLERGHFGKHLRKMRLLYQRKHDLLLRAIQQHFGDQAVISGRDAGFHILLKLRSGGSARALAASAAAEGIRVTPMSYTWWEHPGNDEPEFILGFAGIPEDAIEEGIRRLAEVWGM, from the coding sequence ATGCTGCTTGTGCCCGGCCTTAATGAACACAGTGACACTCCATATTACATCCAGCTCTATGATTATTTTGCAAAAGAAATCAGCAGCGGCTCGCTGCCGGCAGGCACCCGCCTGCCTTCCATCCGCACACTGGCCTCACAAGCCGGAATCAGTACCACCCCTGTCGAGCTGGCATATCAGCAGCTGCTGGCGGAGGGCTTCATTGCAAGCAGGCCGCGCAGCGGCTGCTATGTACAGCCCATGCATATGTTCAGCGGCAACAAGCCGCCAGAGCTGCCGGCGCCGGCTGCGCCCAGGATTACCCCGCGTGATTCCACAGAATATGCCTATGACTTTCATATCTCTAAAAATGACTTTTCCCTGTTTCCGCACAAAATGTGGCGCAGCCTCTATCAGGAGCAGCTCAGCAATCCGGATCTGCTGCAGTACGGCGATCCGCAGGGTGAGCCTGCACTGCGCGCCAGCATCGCCGCCTATCTCCGGCAGTTCCGCGGGCTGCGCTGTACTGCAGAGCAGATCGTGGTCGGCGGAGACCAGTATACGCTGTGCTCAATTCTGTGCCTGATGCTGCAGGGCAGAAGGAGCCGTCTGGCTATAGAAGATCCGGGGTACCATCTCGTACCTGCAGCCTTCAGGCGCAGCGGGTATGAAATCCTTCCTGTTCCGCTGCAGGAGGACGGGCTGGATGCAGAGAAGCTGCGCCAGAGCGGGGCAGACCTGGTCTACATCTCCAGCTCCCACCAGTTCCCGCGGGGGATCACGATGCCAATATCCAAACGGCATGCCCTGCTGGACTGGGCCCGTTCTACGCACAGCTACATTATCGAAGATGATTACGACGGTGAATTCCGCTATCACGGACGCCCGATTCCTGCGCTGCAGGGGCTGCTGGAGAACAGCCCGGTCATCTATATGTGCAGCTTTGCCCAGTCGCTTGCGCCTGCACTTTGTATTCATTACATGGTGCTGCCGCAGGAGCTGCTGCCGCTGTATCACAGCCTGGCCCGGGAGCTGTACCTGGAGCACTCTGCCTCCCGGCTCAACCAGATTGCGCTGCATTATTTTCTGGAACGGGGGCATTTCGGGAAGCATTTGCGGAAAATGCGGCTGCTCTATCAGCGCAAGCATGACCTTCTTCTGCGTGCCATTCAGCAGCATTTCGGGGACCAGGCAGTCATCAGCGGCAGGGATGCCGGCTTTCATATCCTGCTGAAGCTGCGGAGCGGCGGCAGTGCAAGAGCGCTTGCGGCGTCCGCAGCAGCGGAAGGCATAAGAGTCACTCCGATGTCCTATACCTGGTGGGAGCATCCCGGGAATGACGAACCCGAATTCATTCTCGGCTTCGCCGGCATTCCCGAGGATGCAATTGAAGAGGGAATCCGCCGCTTGGCGGAGGTCTGGGGAATGTAG
- a CDS encoding GNAT family protein, whose product MSSYSGLLTGDKVYLRPLNGEDAELYYHMFYDAETRRLTGTQKHITKEGIVRYIDRKADDDSSVLLLIALRENDEAIGDIAIQDMDRNNRTANIRIAIGDSRHQGQGYGREALLLMLDYGFGILNLHRIELEVFSYNKRAMHVYESIGFTREGVRRQALFYDHAYHDVIMMSMLENEYRARYFA is encoded by the coding sequence ATGAGCAGCTATTCAGGATTATTGACAGGGGACAAGGTGTATCTGCGCCCGCTTAACGGAGAAGACGCCGAACTGTATTACCATATGTTCTATGATGCGGAGACCCGCCGGCTGACCGGAACGCAGAAGCATATTACCAAGGAGGGGATTGTCCGGTACATTGACCGCAAGGCGGATGATGACAGCAGTGTGCTGCTGCTGATTGCGCTCCGGGAGAATGATGAGGCAATCGGTGATATTGCGATCCAGGACATGGACCGGAACAACCGCACGGCGAATATCCGGATTGCCATCGGCGACAGCCGGCACCAGGGACAAGGCTACGGCAGGGAAGCGCTGTTGCTGATGCTTGATTACGGGTTCGGGATTTTGAATCTGCACCGTATCGAACTGGAGGTGTTTTCATATAATAAGCGGGCTATGCATGTCTATGAGAGCATCGGCTTTACCCGTGAGGGTGTACGGCGGCAGGCGCTGTTTTATGACCATGCGTACCATGATGTGATTATGATGAGCATGCTGGAGAATGAGTACAGAGCGCGTTATTTTGCATAA
- a CDS encoding Hsp20/alpha crystallin family protein: MFDLVPFGKRREDAFGMLAKSLNDVFSDDFFAPMKSTTLSFRTDIRENEQAYLIEAELPGFKKEEIDIDYASPYLTIKAVRSENSSEENEEHQVVRRERRYGEYVRRFYVQDIAEDGIRASLKDGLLSLEVPKRQKPQGRRIEIQDGGSEQGNN, translated from the coding sequence ATGTTTGATTTGGTCCCTTTTGGAAAACGCAGAGAGGATGCTTTTGGAATGCTGGCGAAGTCTTTGAATGATGTATTCAGCGACGATTTCTTTGCCCCGATGAAAAGCACAACCTTGTCCTTCCGGACTGATATCCGCGAGAACGAACAGGCTTATCTGATCGAGGCGGAACTGCCGGGCTTCAAAAAAGAAGAAATTGACATTGATTATGCCAGCCCTTATTTGACGATCAAAGCGGTGCGCAGCGAGAACAGCAGCGAGGAGAACGAAGAGCATCAGGTGGTACGCCGGGAACGCCGGTACGGGGAATATGTGCGCCGGTTCTATGTGCAGGATATCGCCGAGGATGGCATCCGCGCTTCGCTGAAGGACGGCCTGCTCTCCCTGGAAGTCCCTAAACGGCAGAAGCCGCAGGGCAGACGCATCGAAATTCAGGACGGCGGCTCTGAGCAGGGAAATAACTGA
- a CDS encoding DnaJ C-terminal domain-containing protein, with protein sequence MAAKTYYEALGVSRQASRQEIKKAYQQLAKKWHPDVNKAPEAEARFKEAAEAYEILGSEERRKAYDEELRYGSGGAGPGRAGAYREGRAPFGAGFSSGGFSFEGSGLPEEDIFGMFFGGRGAGGRPGFDFFSGGSAGGGHSMMQAQLEITLEQAYKGGNVRVQLAGRDVMVSIPAKAAEGTVVRVSAGGAGADPGGDVLIELHLLPHDIYEPDGGDLYGTVEIAPWQAVLGGEARVPLPDGSSVKLKIPAGMAGGQTLRLPGKGLKTPAGGYGDILFRVEIIIPSETTEAEKRLYRQLAEASGYKAGARRQGTADRQRATRTG encoded by the coding sequence TTGGCGGCCAAAACCTATTATGAAGCGCTCGGTGTGAGCAGGCAGGCCTCCAGGCAGGAGATCAAAAAAGCCTATCAGCAGCTCGCCAAAAAGTGGCATCCTGATGTAAACAAGGCGCCCGAGGCGGAAGCGAGATTCAAGGAAGCTGCAGAAGCCTATGAGATATTGGGCAGCGAGGAAAGGCGTAAAGCGTATGATGAAGAGCTCCGTTACGGATCCGGCGGGGCCGGTCCGGGGCGGGCTGGTGCATATCGTGAGGGGCGTGCTCCTTTTGGGGCAGGCTTTAGCAGCGGCGGCTTCTCCTTCGAAGGCTCCGGACTTCCCGAGGAGGATATCTTCGGCATGTTCTTCGGGGGCCGGGGGGCTGGCGGGCGTCCGGGATTTGATTTCTTCTCCGGGGGCAGCGCCGGCGGCGGTCACAGCATGATGCAGGCCCAGCTTGAAATTACACTGGAGCAGGCGTATAAAGGCGGGAATGTGAGAGTACAGCTGGCTGGAAGAGATGTAATGGTCAGTATTCCGGCCAAGGCTGCAGAAGGAACGGTAGTCCGCGTGTCCGCAGGCGGAGCCGGTGCAGATCCGGGCGGCGATGTGCTGATTGAGCTGCACCTCCTGCCGCATGACATTTATGAGCCCGATGGAGGAGATCTGTACGGCACAGTGGAGATTGCCCCTTGGCAGGCCGTCCTCGGCGGAGAGGCCAGGGTGCCGCTGCCGGACGGCAGCAGCGTGAAGCTGAAAATTCCGGCAGGAATGGCCGGAGGGCAGACGCTCCGCCTGCCCGGTAAAGGGCTGAAGACCCCGGCGGGCGGATATGGGGACATCCTGTTCAGGGTGGAGATCATTATTCCTTCAGAAACTACAGAAGCCGAGAAGCGGCTGTATCGTCAGCTGGCTGAAGCATCCGGCTATAAGGCCGGTGCCAGGCGCCAAGGAACTGCAGACAGACAGCGGGCTACGCGGACCGGGTAA